The nucleotide sequence GCGGCGAAGCGCTCGGTCGAAAGATCGATGGTCTGGTTGGTGGTGGTGACCAGCAGCGAGGCGCGCGGCGTGTCACGGAACGCCGCCGTGCCAGCTACTACCGCCGCCCAGAGCTCGTTCTGCAGGGCCACGGTGCGGGCATTGGTTTCCACTTCGGCATCGGCGCCCTTGGCATTGGCAAAGTCGACGCGTGAATCCACATAGCGGCGCAGCACCTCTCGAACGCGCTGGGTGTCGGTGGGTTCCAGCAGATCCGCGCGCAGCCAGGTGGTGCCCAGCGCGTTGGCTTCCTTCAGCACCAGGTTGCGGCGCTCGTCGTAGCGGCCCAACGCCAGCGAGAAAGTGAAGCCGATCAGCAGGGCCAGCAGCCCCAGTACCGTGGTAGTGGCAAACGCCACGCTCTCACCACCAGGGGTCTCATCACTGGCCTTGCCACCCGCGGGCGCGGGCCGATGACGCAGCCGCAGCCAGTTGCCCAGTTCGCGCGCCAGCAGCAACGCGATGAACAGCAGCAAGGTGATCAGCCACAGTGGCAGGTACGGGTAGCTTCCCTGCAGTTCCATGCCGGTGCCCTATGAAGTGATGATGGTGCGTACGGCACCGGTGATCAGCTGCAGCGCCAGCGCGACCTGCAGCATCCCCAACACGGCCGCCAGGATCTGCAATGGCAGTTGGCCCACCACACGCATGATCTGGCGGATGAAGAGCATGACCAGCAGGTCGAGAAGCAGCACCGCGATCGCCAGCCCCATGATCCAGAGGTAGCGCTCGGTGGACCCGCTCAGCGCCACCAGCACGATCAAGGCGGCGATACCGTAGGCCGGCAGCGTGACCGGGAACGCCAGCCGCGCGGCGGGTGGCGCGCTTGCCGCAGCCGGTGGCGGCGCGGGCGGTGCGTACTGGGCCAGCACCATCTGCAGGGCCACCAGCAGGAAGACCAGGCCGCCGGCCAGCTGCAGCACGGCAGGAGCGATATGCCATTTGTGCAGCATCGCCCCGCCCAGCCCCCCGGCCGCCACGGTGGTGACCACGGCAATGCCAAAGACCTTCCAGGAGACTGCGGCCCACTGCTTCGATTCCATGCCCTGCGCGGCCGTCGCGTAGGCGCCGATGGCCTTGATCGGGCCGATCATGATGAAGAACAGCAGGAAGATGTCGGCCAGTGCCAGCAGGTGC is from Stenotrophomonas bentonitica and encodes:
- a CDS encoding MarC family protein translates to MSLVIPAALGTPPSPSHLLALADIFLLFFIMIGPIKAIGAYATAAQGMESKQWAAVSWKVFGIAVVTTVAAGGLGGAMLHKWHIAPAVLQLAGGLVFLLVALQMVLAQYAPPAPPPAAASAPPAARLAFPVTLPAYGIAALIVLVALSGSTERYLWIMGLAIAVLLLDLLVMLFIRQIMRVVGQLPLQILAAVLGMLQVALALQLITGAVRTIITS